One Leptolyngbyaceae cyanobacterium genomic window carries:
- a CDS encoding sugar transferase: MITSDLTSPLSLNSSLNRSYDVGFAKESVHTSVKSKAKRLTDIAGAIVGLGITAVVTIPVALATLLDNPGPIFYSQVRCGLNGRKFRIWKFRSMVVGADGLKHLVANQANGHIFKNDNDPRITKVGRFLRRTSLDELPQFWNVLMGDMSLVGTRPPTLDEVAQYEGHHWQRLKVKPGMTGEWQVNGRSTVKDFEDIVKMDLDYQYKWSIAYDFYLIWKTIAVVLDKNGAY; this comes from the coding sequence ATGATTACATCTGACCTTACTAGTCCCCTTTCTCTTAATTCATCTTTAAATCGCTCATACGATGTTGGCTTCGCCAAAGAATCAGTACATACTTCTGTCAAAAGTAAAGCCAAGCGTTTGACTGATATAGCGGGAGCGATCGTCGGATTGGGAATTACAGCCGTTGTCACTATTCCTGTGGCGCTAGCGACTTTACTAGATAATCCCGGCCCAATTTTCTACAGTCAGGTTCGTTGTGGTTTAAACGGTCGCAAGTTCCGCATTTGGAAATTCCGTTCGATGGTGGTGGGAGCGGATGGATTGAAACATTTGGTTGCCAATCAAGCAAATGGTCATATCTTTAAAAATGACAATGACCCTCGCATCACTAAAGTGGGTCGGTTTCTCCGCCGTACTAGTTTAGATGAATTACCGCAGTTCTGGAATGTATTGATGGGAGATATGAGTTTGGTGGGAACTCGTCCGCCTACTTTGGATGAAGTGGCCCAATATGAGGGTCATCACTGGCAGAGGTTGAAAGTCAAGCCGGGAATGACTGGTGAATGGCAGGTGAACGGTCGATCGACTGTGAAAGACTTTGAAGATATCGTGAAGATGGATCTGGATTACCAATATAAGTGGTCGATTGCCTACGATTTTTACTTGATTTGGAAAACGATCGCAGTTGTTCTAGACAAAAATGGGGCGTACTAA
- a CDS encoding Crp/Fnr family transcriptional regulator: protein MEDLKTPREQNTNLNSLIRSTPFFSGLPDSTVEKATAHLVTRTHPSNQVILLENDWGSSVYFILEGWVKIRTYNLDGKEVTLNILGKGEIFGEMAALDEVPRSTDVITLAPTVIGNLPAQDFVNLIYTEPMAGVRLAQLMGRRLRQVNRRLRLRESDSMSRVADTILFLADGQGKRTSEGTEIPNLPHRELSSLSGLARETVTRVLTKLEKKGLIKRDQDSLRIPDINALEKLII from the coding sequence ATGGAAGACTTAAAAACTCCTCGCGAACAGAATACCAATCTCAATTCACTGATCCGGTCTACTCCTTTTTTTTCGGGTTTACCAGACTCCACTGTGGAAAAAGCCACCGCCCATCTAGTTACCCGTACTCACCCATCAAATCAGGTGATCCTGCTGGAAAACGACTGGGGTAGTTCGGTGTACTTTATCTTGGAAGGTTGGGTGAAAATCCGCACCTACAATTTGGATGGCAAAGAAGTCACCTTGAATATCTTAGGAAAAGGGGAAATTTTTGGAGAAATGGCGGCACTCGATGAAGTTCCCCGCTCCACAGACGTAATTACTCTCGCTCCCACAGTTATCGGCAACCTGCCAGCCCAGGATTTTGTCAATTTAATTTACACCGAACCAATGGCAGGCGTTCGTCTAGCCCAATTAATGGGGCGTCGCCTGCGTCAAGTTAACCGCCGACTTCGCTTGCGGGAATCGGATAGTATGTCGCGGGTGGCAGATACTATATTATTCTTGGCAGACGGGCAAGGAAAACGCACCTCAGAAGGAACTGAAATTCCCAATTTACCTCACCGGGAACTGAGCAGTCTGAGCGGACTAGCCAGGGAAACAGTAACTAGAGTACTGACAAAACTGGAAAAGAAAGGACTAATCAAACGAGACCAAGACAGCCTTCGGATTCCCGATATCAATGCCCTAGAAAAGTTGATAATTTAA
- a CDS encoding universal stress protein, whose product MGFQKILVALDNSPASRLIFEHGLDLAKSNRAMLRLFHCLNSDVLGESMQVIPVELGFYPEYMAYSYQSKPQLAKERLEQAHAVLNKYCEIATEQGIKADFDCQIGEAAPSVCQAAEKWGADLLVVGRRGRSGLTEALMGSVSNYVLHHSHCSVLVIQGKSEVVSG is encoded by the coding sequence ATGGGTTTTCAGAAAATCCTGGTTGCTCTTGACAACTCGCCCGCCAGCAGGTTGATTTTTGAGCACGGTCTGGATCTGGCCAAAAGCAATCGTGCTATGCTGAGGCTTTTCCATTGTTTGAATAGTGATGTTCTGGGTGAGTCAATGCAGGTAATCCCTGTAGAATTGGGTTTTTATCCAGAATATATGGCTTATAGTTATCAATCTAAACCTCAGCTGGCTAAAGAACGTCTGGAGCAAGCCCACGCTGTTTTAAATAAATATTGCGAAATAGCCACCGAACAGGGAATAAAGGCAGACTTTGATTGTCAGATTGGTGAAGCTGCGCCCTCTGTCTGTCAAGCAGCAGAAAAATGGGGTGCCGATTTACTGGTAGTAGGTCGGCGGGGTCGTAGCGGATTGACAGAAGCTTTAATGGGTAGTGTCAGTAATTACGTACTGCATCACTCTCATTGTTCGGTTTTGGTGATTCAAGGAAAAAGTGAGGTAGTAAGCGGTTGA
- a CDS encoding DUF2232 domain-containing protein encodes MSQSFEESSESDVDKSVDSGASSPQIPKSPAPLVLVETAFLASTASLIWLVNYYFPVGPLLRIFFPVPIALVYLRWGSRAAWMAAFVSGLLLSVLMGPPRSIQFFIPYGLLGVLLGACWRRRTNWGASISLGALLGTIGFFFRFWLLSILLGEDVWVYAITQVTQMLDWVFLRLGLLIEPSLIVVQAIAIVMVLFSNVVYLFVVHVVSWLLLERLGNPIPDPPQWVQVLLDYED; translated from the coding sequence ATGAGTCAGTCTTTTGAAGAAAGCTCGGAGTCAGACGTAGATAAATCGGTCGATTCTGGTGCTTCTAGTCCTCAAATTCCCAAATCGCCAGCACCTTTAGTACTGGTGGAAACTGCCTTTTTAGCCAGTACTGCTAGTTTAATTTGGTTGGTCAACTATTACTTTCCCGTCGGTCCGTTACTGCGGATATTTTTTCCCGTACCGATCGCTTTAGTATATTTGCGATGGGGTTCTCGCGCCGCGTGGATGGCAGCTTTCGTGTCTGGGTTGCTGCTATCAGTCTTGATGGGACCACCTCGCAGCATCCAGTTTTTTATCCCCTATGGTTTACTAGGCGTACTGTTGGGCGCTTGTTGGCGACGCCGTACCAATTGGGGCGCGTCCATTAGTTTGGGTGCTTTATTGGGAACGATCGGATTTTTCTTTCGATTTTGGCTTTTGTCAATTTTGCTAGGGGAAGATGTTTGGGTTTACGCGATCACTCAAGTTACCCAGATGTTGGATTGGGTATTTTTAAGGTTGGGATTATTAATCGAGCCTAGTTTAATCGTGGTTCAGGCGATCGCGATCGTCATGGTTTTGTTTAGTAACGTAGTTTACCTGTTTGTCGTTCATGTGGTCTCATGGCTGTTGTTAGAGCGTTTGGGTAACCCCATTCCCGATCCTCCTCAGTGGGTACAAGTTTTGCTCGATTATGAAGATTGA
- a CDS encoding TIGR00303 family protein yields MIEIYTQVPRGKQWVEQYRGCQPVFACVLGFTETGLIPGISAAGATPADREFTALADAEFLYNGPDPHPRYPLPPLHAGASPVLISRAVVEALSLPLYIFNAGLPRSPNIPVIDLGGQPARCLTTGNALELTTVEHLFQQGLLWGEKLAAHHPGSIIMVGECVVGGTTTALAVLTSLGIAATGKVNSSHPSCNHQQKRSVVEIGLQRLLEKIKDKPGKMNLQPIHPSSFIVYPDIHPMQIVAAVGDPMQIAVAGMAIAASRTSGVMLAGGTQMLAVYALIQALSKEFSLAWKPEQIAIGTTRWVVEDSTGDTVGLAQMVGSVPLVATKLSFATSRYEKLQAYERGYVKEGMGAGGCAIAAHLYAGWKQTKLLQKIEALVEQHYSQ; encoded by the coding sequence ATGATTGAAATTTATACCCAAGTGCCACGGGGTAAACAGTGGGTAGAGCAATATCGGGGTTGCCAACCAGTGTTTGCTTGCGTGTTGGGATTTACGGAAACAGGCTTGATTCCAGGTATTTCGGCGGCTGGTGCTACGCCAGCCGATCGCGAATTCACCGCCCTTGCCGATGCAGAATTTTTATATAATGGCCCAGATCCTCATCCCCGATATCCCTTACCACCGTTGCACGCGGGTGCATCGCCAGTACTGATTTCTCGTGCAGTCGTAGAAGCACTTTCACTACCACTTTATATATTTAATGCTGGTTTACCCCGCTCTCCCAACATCCCGGTCATTGATTTGGGCGGTCAACCTGCCAGATGTCTGACTACGGGAAATGCTTTAGAGTTGACAACGGTAGAGCATTTGTTCCAGCAGGGGTTGCTGTGGGGAGAAAAACTCGCCGCTCATCACCCTGGCAGCATAATTATGGTTGGGGAATGCGTGGTAGGGGGAACTACTACAGCACTTGCCGTATTAACTAGTTTGGGGATTGCGGCAACCGGAAAAGTCAATAGCAGTCATCCCAGTTGCAATCACCAACAAAAACGATCGGTAGTAGAAATTGGTTTGCAACGTTTATTAGAAAAAATTAAGGATAAACCGGGAAAGATGAATCTCCAACCGATTCATCCTTCCTCTTTCATCGTTTATCCCGATATTCATCCCATGCAAATAGTAGCTGCCGTAGGAGACCCCATGCAAATAGCGGTAGCTGGAATGGCAATCGCTGCTAGCCGCACCAGTGGCGTTATGTTGGCTGGCGGTACTCAAATGCTGGCTGTATATGCTTTGATTCAGGCTTTAAGTAAAGAATTTTCCTTAGCGTGGAAACCAGAACAAATTGCGATCGGAACGACTCGTTGGGTAGTAGAAGATTCCACGGGTGACACGGTTGGACTAGCGCAAATGGTTGGCTCAGTACCCTTAGTGGCGACAAAGCTGAGTTTTGCTACTTCTCGTTACGAAAAGCTGCAAGCCTATGAGCGAGGATACGTCAAAGAAGGCATGGGAGCGGGTGGTTGCGCGATCGCGGCACATCTTTACGCTGGCTGGAAGCAAACCAAACTTCTCCAAAAAATCGAGGCTTTGGTAGAGCAACACTACTCCCAGTAA
- a CDS encoding extracellular solute-binding protein, translating into MKRRSFLIGSSSLIVSSLVSGCNARQTSLKVRLLEGSIPAQLLREFQKKLAGTVNLDFAPETQLSSLFGQLQAWQKKPENNDWWSNLPIPLVGGKKITPIADLVTLGDYWLAEAIRQNLIQPLDPQQLSQWQQLPPVWQTLVKRDRQGKLDPKGKVWGAPYRWGTTVIVYRRDKFKANGWSPPTDWGDLWREELRDRISVLDRPRETIGLTLKKLGLSYNSENLDKILPKLTQELFALDRQVKFYSSDTYLQPLILGDTYVAVGWSSDILPVMQRYHDLAAVVPQSGTALWADLWVRPNQTNTNQNLLQTWIDFCWQPDIARLLSRFGSGASPILVGDNQAESPNSPKNQVILPKQEIIQKSEFLQPLSPATLKIYQNLWNQIR; encoded by the coding sequence ATGAAAAGAAGGTCTTTTTTAATTGGTAGCAGTAGCCTAATTGTTTCCAGCTTGGTTTCTGGGTGCAATGCTAGGCAAACGAGTTTAAAAGTCCGACTGCTAGAAGGTTCCATCCCAGCCCAACTGCTAAGGGAATTTCAAAAAAAACTCGCTGGAACGGTTAACTTAGATTTTGCGCCAGAAACTCAGCTATCTTCTTTGTTCGGTCAGTTGCAAGCTTGGCAGAAAAAACCGGAAAATAATGATTGGTGGTCAAACCTACCCATACCTTTAGTTGGGGGAAAAAAAATCACTCCGATTGCCGATTTAGTGACTTTAGGAGATTACTGGCTAGCAGAAGCAATTCGGCAAAACTTGATTCAGCCTTTAGATCCGCAACAGTTAAGCCAATGGCAGCAATTACCTCCAGTATGGCAAACATTGGTAAAACGCGATCGACAAGGAAAACTAGACCCCAAGGGGAAAGTGTGGGGCGCACCTTATCGCTGGGGTACGACGGTGATTGTTTATCGCCGGGATAAATTTAAGGCGAATGGCTGGAGTCCGCCTACTGACTGGGGAGATTTGTGGCGAGAGGAATTGCGCGATCGCATTTCCGTACTCGATCGTCCGCGAGAAACGATCGGACTAACTTTAAAAAAACTCGGTCTTTCCTACAATAGCGAAAACTTAGACAAGATTCTCCCCAAGCTAACACAAGAACTCTTTGCCTTAGACCGACAAGTAAAATTTTACAGTTCCGATACTTACTTACAGCCCCTAATTTTGGGAGATACCTATGTAGCTGTCGGTTGGTCTAGTGACATCTTACCAGTCATGCAGCGTTATCACGACCTCGCTGCCGTAGTTCCCCAATCCGGTACCGCACTTTGGGCTGACTTGTGGGTACGCCCTAATCAAACCAATACCAATCAAAATTTACTGCAAACTTGGATTGATTTTTGTTGGCAACCAGACATTGCTCGTTTGCTTTCTCGCTTCGGTTCGGGTGCTTCGCCTATTTTAGTTGGTGATAATCAAGCAGAATCACCTAATAGCCCGAAAAATCAGGTAATTTTGCCAAAACAGGAAATTATCCAAAAAAGCGAATTTTTGCAGCCTCTTTCGCCAGCAACTCTCAAAATTTACCAAAATTTGTGGAATCAGATTCGTTAG
- a CDS encoding class I SAM-dependent methyltransferase: MTNQPKSLGEQNYEQFAHRYAAAVETKSHNAHYERPGTLSLVPDVRGWRILDAGCGPGIYAEWLIDRGAKVVACDVTPQMIEITKKRVGNLAEIHRADLTQPLGFALDESFDLVLCPLVLDYIEDWQPVFREFYRILRSGGIFVFSCGHPMADFLITQNQQLTPGNYFDVEKFAMEWHGFGEPYPIITSYRRPLQTILNPLAKAGFILDEILEPQPTEQFLASNPESYEKLMREPGFLCVRARKL, from the coding sequence ATGACTAATCAACCAAAATCATTAGGAGAACAAAATTACGAGCAGTTTGCCCACCGCTATGCAGCTGCCGTCGAAACCAAATCCCACAACGCCCACTACGAACGCCCCGGCACTCTATCACTCGTACCTGATGTACGAGGGTGGCGGATACTGGATGCCGGATGCGGGCCAGGAATTTACGCCGAATGGTTGATCGATCGAGGTGCAAAAGTCGTTGCGTGTGATGTGACGCCGCAAATGATCGAGATTACCAAAAAACGAGTGGGGAATCTCGCGGAAATTCATCGCGCAGACCTCACCCAACCACTTGGATTTGCTCTTGATGAAAGCTTCGATTTAGTATTATGCCCGCTAGTACTTGACTACATTGAAGATTGGCAACCAGTTTTCCGCGAATTCTATCGAATATTGCGATCGGGCGGAATATTTGTTTTTTCCTGCGGTCATCCAATGGCAGATTTTCTAATTACTCAAAATCAACAATTGACACCAGGTAACTACTTTGATGTGGAAAAATTTGCAATGGAATGGCACGGTTTTGGCGAACCTTACCCCATTATCACTTCCTATCGCCGCCCCCTTCAAACTATACTCAATCCCCTAGCAAAAGCAGGTTTTATTTTGGATGAAATTCTCGAACCACAACCTACTGAGCAATTTTTGGCATCTAATCCAGAAAGTTATGAAAAATTAATGCGAGAACCCGGTTTTTTATGCGTTCGCGCTCGCAAATTATAG
- a CDS encoding PAS domain S-box protein: MKRDRKGKFVNTWDSETKQRVSVSLTPTAWRLLDEEAQKRGISRSELIEQVARSFDRNSQEIAFSNNNNISGTVAEEQIACNCKDSALQEAESRVATILESISDAFVAFDRDWRYTYANKAATQLLQKSREELIGKHVWTEVFPHVVGELPYQELHRAVAQQVPVSWIELGRPMNRWLEVNAYPSSEGVAVYFRDITERKETEAALKQSRDELVRRAAQLQQVNEELQDSVEKLEIVEEELRQQNEELLIAHEIAERESYRYQDLFNFAPDGYVVTDANGKIQEANRAIATLIGCEAQELIGLLLIKYIAEETRQAFRNLLVDLRQHSQIETEQLCLKAIALPNSIPVSITVTAIYNERGQFAGARWLIRDITERKQVEAALQESEERLSTLADNIAQLAWMADANGWLFWYNQRWFEYTGTTLEEMEGWGWQKVHHPEHLDRVIEHFRHCLETGEIWEDTFPLRGKDGRYRWFLSRAIPIHNRSGKVLRWFGTNTDITDRKQAEEALQESEQRYRLLVESIPQLVWTANAEGTLLDLNQRWSDFTGLTLEEAKREGWEAVVHPDDIPILGQNWAAAQQNGGYYQAEGRMRRGDGVYRWHLHQAIPVKNEKGEIVKWFGTATDIEERKQLEQQLDRILHQEQAAREAAEQANRIKDEFLAVLSHELRSPLNPILGWTSLLRTRKLDAATTERALETIERNTRLQSQLIEDLLDISRILRGKLRFDPKLVNLATAIEQARETVRLAAEAKSIQIEMNLHDEVPVMGDAARLQQVVWNLLSNAVKFTPCGGKIEILLQTIESEAQIIVKDTGRGISSDFLPYVFDYFRQADSTMTRQFGGLGLGLAIVRHLVELHGGTVAVESSGEGKGATFTVQLPLAKLPSSMAGDEEAIDNEMTLAGIKALVVDDELDMRELTQFILEQSGASVQTASSAKEALALLTRFVPDILICDIGMPEMDGYTLLQKIRLLPPELGSQVPAIALTAYAGDFDRQRALEMGFEQHLSKPVDPKSLVNAIAAICFS, encoded by the coding sequence ATGAAGCGCGATCGCAAAGGTAAATTCGTGAATACTTGGGATTCGGAAACGAAACAACGGGTTAGCGTTTCGCTAACTCCTACGGCATGGCGGCTGTTAGATGAAGAAGCCCAAAAGCGAGGCATTTCACGTTCTGAATTGATCGAACAAGTTGCTCGCAGTTTCGATCGCAATAGCCAAGAGATCGCTTTCTCAAACAATAACAATATTTCAGGCACGGTAGCAGAGGAACAAATCGCTTGTAACTGTAAAGATTCAGCTTTACAGGAGGCAGAAAGTAGGGTTGCCACTATTTTAGAAAGTATCAGCGATGCGTTTGTGGCGTTCGATCGCGATTGGCGCTACACCTATGCCAACAAAGCAGCAACGCAACTTTTACAAAAATCCCGCGAAGAATTGATTGGAAAGCACGTTTGGACGGAAGTGTTTCCCCATGTAGTTGGTGAGTTACCATATCAAGAATTGCATCGTGCGGTAGCGCAACAGGTTCCCGTATCTTGGATAGAGTTAGGGAGACCGATGAACCGCTGGCTAGAAGTGAATGCTTATCCTTCTTCTGAAGGAGTAGCAGTTTATTTTCGAGATATTACCGAGCGTAAAGAAACTGAAGCTGCCCTAAAACAATCTCGCGATGAATTAGTCCGGCGTGCTGCTCAACTGCAACAGGTAAATGAAGAGTTGCAAGACTCGGTGGAAAAGCTGGAAATTGTGGAAGAAGAGTTACGCCAGCAAAATGAAGAACTTTTAATCGCTCACGAGATCGCGGAAAGAGAAAGTTATCGCTATCAAGATTTATTTAATTTTGCACCGGATGGCTATGTAGTGACGGATGCTAATGGCAAAATTCAGGAAGCAAATCGAGCGATCGCAACTTTAATTGGTTGTGAAGCACAGGAGTTAATCGGCTTGCTATTAATTAAGTATATTGCGGAAGAAACCCGTCAAGCTTTCAGAAATTTATTAGTTGATTTACGGCAGCATTCTCAGATCGAAACCGAACAACTGTGCTTAAAAGCGATCGCTCTACCGAATTCCATTCCCGTTTCGATTACGGTGACGGCTATTTATAACGAACGAGGACAATTTGCGGGGGCGCGTTGGCTGATCCGAGATATTACCGAACGCAAGCAAGTAGAAGCGGCGCTGCAAGAAAGCGAGGAGCGTTTGAGTACTTTAGCAGATAACATTGCCCAGCTTGCTTGGATGGCGGATGCGAACGGGTGGCTGTTTTGGTACAACCAGCGCTGGTTTGAGTATACCGGAACGACTTTAGAAGAGATGGAAGGTTGGGGTTGGCAGAAAGTACACCATCCCGAACATCTGGATCGCGTGATCGAGCATTTTCGACACTGCTTAGAAACGGGGGAAATTTGGGAAGACACGTTTCCGTTGCGGGGTAAGGACGGACGGTATCGCTGGTTTTTATCGCGAGCGATTCCCATCCACAATCGATCTGGCAAAGTGTTGCGCTGGTTTGGTACCAATACCGATATTACCGATCGCAAACAAGCAGAGGAAGCTTTGCAAGAAAGCGAACAACGTTATCGTTTATTAGTGGAGTCGATCCCCCAATTAGTTTGGACGGCGAATGCGGAAGGAACGCTACTCGATCTCAATCAACGCTGGTCTGATTTTACCGGTTTAACTCTTGAAGAAGCAAAAAGGGAAGGTTGGGAAGCTGTAGTTCATCCCGATGACATCCCAATTCTGGGCCAAAACTGGGCTGCCGCGCAACAGAATGGCGGTTACTATCAAGCGGAAGGTAGGATGCGACGGGGAGATGGGGTATATCGATGGCATTTACATCAGGCAATTCCAGTCAAGAATGAAAAGGGTGAAATCGTTAAATGGTTTGGGACGGCTACTGATATTGAAGAGCGAAAACAATTGGAGCAGCAACTCGATCGCATTTTGCACCAAGAACAGGCAGCTAGGGAAGCCGCAGAACAAGCAAACCGAATTAAAGATGAGTTTTTGGCGGTGCTCTCTCACGAATTGCGATCGCCTCTCAATCCGATTTTAGGCTGGACGAGTTTATTGCGGACGCGGAAATTAGATGCGGCAACCACAGAACGGGCATTGGAAACGATCGAGCGCAATACTCGCTTACAATCTCAATTAATTGAAGATTTATTAGATATTTCCCGCATTTTGCGCGGAAAGTTACGTTTCGATCCCAAGCTGGTTAATTTGGCAACTGCGATCGAACAAGCGCGGGAAACCGTTCGTTTAGCCGCCGAAGCAAAATCCATTCAAATCGAGATGAACCTGCACGACGAAGTACCTGTGATGGGGGATGCGGCTAGACTTCAACAAGTGGTTTGGAATTTGCTATCCAATGCCGTGAAGTTCACTCCCTGTGGGGGAAAAATCGAGATTTTGTTACAGACAATTGAGTCAGAAGCTCAAATTATCGTGAAAGATACTGGTAGAGGGATTAGCTCTGATTTTCTGCCTTATGTATTTGATTATTTTAGGCAAGCCGATAGTACGATGACTCGTCAGTTCGGCGGGTTAGGATTGGGATTGGCGATCGTTCGGCATCTGGTAGAATTGCACGGTGGAACGGTGGCTGTAGAAAGTTCGGGGGAAGGAAAGGGAGCCACTTTTACCGTCCAACTGCCACTTGCCAAACTACCTTCTTCTATGGCGGGAGATGAAGAAGCGATCGATAATGAAATGACTTTGGCTGGGATCAAGGCGTTAGTAGTTGATGATGAACTGGATATGCGAGAACTGACTCAGTTTATCCTCGAACAATCGGGCGCATCAGTTCAAACGGCGTCATCAGCTAAAGAAGCGTTAGCTCTTTTAACCCGATTCGTTCCCGATATTTTGATTTGTGATATCGGAATGCCAGAAATGGATGGATATACGCTTTTACAAAAAATTCGATTGCTTCCACCAGAACTCGGTTCCCAAGTCCCTGCAATTGCTCTGACTGCTTATGCGGGAGATTTCGATCGACAACGTGCGCTGGAGATGGGTTTTGAGCAGCATCTCTCTAAGCCTGTCGATCCTAAATCTTTGGTAAATGCGATCGCTGCGATTTGTTTTTCTTGA
- a CDS encoding serine/threonine-protein kinase, with the protein MYESGQVLQERYQLKQRLEHTAASRQTWLATDITSPSSESVILKLLAFGPQMDWQELELFEREAKILQALNHTQIPRYRDYFAIDRNEVNPLPWFALVQDYIPGSSLQELLDKGKHFSQKQVRQMGEQLLQILQYLHELSPPVLHRDIKPSNIILGNDRKVYLVDFGAVQDKAAVTGVSFTVVGTSGYAPFEQFYGKAVPASDLYALGATIIHLLTGIAPADLLESDGSLAFAERINLDSSIIRPDWLRKLTELDLKKRFKSAREALKSLQEEERNVVINKAQQTSSKFYRRESNQVGEINRDRQKIDRLELENSLLRIDLDWETEQEQYKVRVGKNSPPRLPARGDAVASIVLGVIVIGVFLFFGAQFSFAFIGESALIIGILSLVFIGQSLYYWYKYLQYKEAYEDYQQRRASAIAWYEQKQHDDRLD; encoded by the coding sequence ATGTACGAATCGGGTCAAGTTCTGCAAGAACGCTACCAATTAAAACAGAGATTAGAACATACGGCAGCCAGTCGGCAAACTTGGCTGGCTACCGATATTACATCACCATCCAGCGAATCGGTTATCCTCAAATTGCTAGCTTTTGGCCCTCAAATGGATTGGCAAGAATTAGAATTGTTTGAGCGAGAAGCCAAAATCTTGCAAGCACTAAATCATACTCAAATTCCTCGTTATCGAGATTATTTTGCGATCGATCGCAATGAAGTTAATCCGCTACCTTGGTTTGCGTTAGTGCAAGATTATATTCCTGGCAGTAGTTTGCAAGAACTTTTGGATAAAGGCAAACATTTCAGCCAAAAGCAAGTACGGCAGATGGGAGAGCAATTACTACAAATCTTGCAATATTTGCACGAGTTAAGTCCTCCGGTGCTGCATAGAGATATCAAACCGAGCAATATAATTTTGGGGAACGATCGCAAAGTTTATCTAGTAGATTTCGGTGCGGTTCAAGACAAAGCTGCCGTAACGGGAGTTAGCTTTACAGTAGTAGGTACGAGCGGTTATGCACCGTTCGAGCAGTTCTATGGAAAAGCCGTACCCGCCTCCGATTTATATGCTTTAGGTGCAACTATAATCCATTTACTCACGGGAATTGCTCCCGCAGATTTGTTGGAAAGCGATGGTTCGTTGGCATTTGCAGAACGAATTAATTTAGATTCGTCGATTATTCGTCCTGATTGGTTGCGAAAATTGACAGAACTTGACTTGAAAAAGCGGTTTAAGAGTGCGCGCGAAGCATTAAAATCATTGCAGGAAGAAGAACGCAATGTTGTTATAAATAAAGCACAACAAACTTCATCAAAATTTTATCGTCGCGAATCGAACCAGGTAGGGGAAATTAATCGCGATCGCCAAAAAATCGATCGCCTTGAACTAGAAAACAGCCTGCTGCGAATTGACTTAGATTGGGAAACAGAACAGGAGCAATATAAAGTTCGCGTCGGTAAGAATTCACCTCCTAGATTACCAGCGCGAGGTGATGCTGTAGCCAGTATTGTACTTGGCGTCATTGTTATAGGGGTTTTCTTATTCTTTGGCGCTCAGTTTTCGTTCGCCTTTATTGGTGAATCTGCCCTAATTATTGGCATTTTAAGCCTTGTTTTCATCGGTCAATCTCTTTACTACTGGTATAAGTATTTGCAGTATAAAGAAGCATATGAAGATTACCAGCAACGTCGAGCTTCCGCTATTGCTTGGTACGAGCAGAAACAACACGATGATAGGTTGGATTAA
- a CDS encoding RNA ligase family protein, producing MNKQSEYSSCLSTIHPSVAQKHSEFWLLTPEFFFRNLKPKQKMSRIKLVYPKIPDSKNCPLEQCIAFEKYDGTNLHWVWETELGWYAFGTRRDRFDLDEMGIAQFNAAHPGLEEAPIFFKEHFANQLENIFKNNPKYHSPEITVFTEFLGLNSFAGMHQKNDQKQLILFDVETARGIINPFQFIEDFRELNIARVVYRGKLTGKFIDDVREGKYNVSEGVVCKGGKTNDKLWMVKIKTNAYMNRLQQTFQDDWENYWE from the coding sequence ATGAATAAACAGTCTGAATACTCCTCATGCTTATCCACGATTCATCCATCAGTTGCCCAAAAACATTCTGAATTCTGGCTCCTGACTCCTGAATTCTTCTTTCGTAATCTAAAACCAAAACAGAAAATGTCACGCATCAAGCTTGTATATCCGAAAATCCCAGATAGTAAAAACTGCCCTTTAGAGCAATGTATCGCCTTCGAGAAATACGACGGTACTAACCTCCATTGGGTTTGGGAAACTGAACTTGGTTGGTATGCTTTTGGCACGCGCCGAGATAGATTTGACTTAGATGAAATGGGAATTGCTCAATTTAATGCTGCCCATCCCGGATTAGAAGAAGCTCCTATATTTTTCAAGGAACATTTCGCTAATCAATTAGAAAATATATTCAAAAATAATCCTAAATATCACAGTCCTGAAATTACAGTTTTTACAGAATTTTTGGGTCTAAATTCCTTTGCCGGAATGCACCAAAAAAACGACCAAAAACAGCTAATCTTATTTGATGTCGAAACTGCACGAGGCATAATTAATCCTTTTCAATTTATTGAAGATTTTAGAGAGTTGAACATCGCACGAGTTGTTTACCGGGGCAAACTGACTGGTAAGTTTATTGATGATGTTCGAGAAGGTAAATATAATGTGTCTGAAGGTGTTGTTTGCAAAGGAGGTAAGACTAACGATAAATTGTGGATGGTCAAGATTAAAACCAATGCTTATATGAATAGACTACAACAAACTTTTCAAGATGACTGGGAAAATTATTGGGAATAA